Proteins encoded within one genomic window of Candidatus Polarisedimenticolia bacterium:
- a CDS encoding FKBP-type peptidyl-prolyl cis-trans isomerase, with amino-acid sequence MKTWLLPVLLLATVAARAAEPAVPAPATATAPREAYLSLGSSFARDSRLAELGWNDAQFEAFIEGLRAAFRGRPYASSNATEQLQAAIGQRVQELAQREMRNYFAHPKRLQEYMKSRAKELQLEMADSGMAYGLMPGRGTTRPAPEDTVVLSFQAVAADGQTELPALAVNRKRVRVSELIPGLAEGVQLMTAGGTGLFILPPELSFNDGTWPQGVEAGTPIIFTVALHEVIVAQ; translated from the coding sequence CGTCGCGGCCCGCGCCGCCGAACCGGCCGTCCCCGCGCCCGCGACGGCCACGGCCCCGCGGGAAGCCTATCTTTCGCTCGGCTCGTCCTTCGCCCGCGACTCCCGTCTCGCCGAACTCGGCTGGAACGACGCGCAGTTCGAGGCCTTCATCGAGGGCTTGCGCGCGGCCTTCCGGGGCCGGCCTTATGCGAGCAGCAATGCGACGGAGCAGTTGCAGGCGGCGATCGGCCAGCGGGTGCAGGAGCTGGCCCAGCGGGAGATGCGCAACTATTTCGCCCACCCCAAACGGTTGCAGGAATATATGAAGTCGCGGGCCAAGGAGCTGCAGCTCGAAATGGCCGACAGCGGCATGGCCTACGGCCTCATGCCGGGGCGGGGAACCACGCGGCCCGCACCGGAGGACACGGTGGTGCTTTCATTCCAGGCGGTCGCCGCCGACGGGCAGACGGAACTGCCGGCGCTGGCCGTCAATCGCAAGCGGGTTCGCGTGAGCGAGCTGATCCCCGGCCTGGCCGAGGGCGTCCAGTTGATGACCGCGGGAGGAACCGGGCTTTTCATCCTGCCTCCCGAACTTTCCTTCAACGACGGCACCTGGCCCCAGGGGGTCGAAGCGGGCACGCCGATCATCTTCACGGTCGCCTTGCACGAGGTGATCGTCGCGCAGTGA
- a CDS encoding response regulator, translating to MNLMRILIVDDETLARDRLRALLRQEPDLEIIGECANGEEALVAIRVGAPDLVFLDMQMPGGDGLQVVARLPEDRRPAIVFATAHEQYAVDAFDVAAVDYLLKPFDLDRLRLALQRARDHLQAR from the coding sequence ATGAACCTGATGCGCATTTTAATCGTCGATGACGAGACCCTGGCGCGCGACCGCCTCCGGGCCCTGCTCCGGCAGGAACCGGACCTGGAGATCATCGGCGAATGTGCCAATGGCGAGGAGGCCCTTGTGGCCATCCGCGTCGGGGCGCCGGACCTCGTTTTTCTGGACATGCAGATGCCGGGTGGCGACGGCCTGCAGGTCGTGGCGCGGCTCCCGGAGGATCGGCGCCCGGCCATCGTCTTCGCCACCGCGCATGAGCAGTACGCGGTCGACGCTTTCGACGTCGCAGCCGTGGACTATCTGCTGAAACCCTTCGATCTCGACCGGCTGCGGCTCGCGCTGCAGCGCGCCCGCGATCACCTCCAGGCCCGG